TCCCCCAAAGGGGAAGACTGGCAGTGACAGGACAGCATAAAATTTTAAAGGGCAAAACTTGTCCACTGCTTGATTTTTACTACCCAGGAAGAGACAGCTCAGCGTTGTGTCCAGTGCCAGTAATTAGGAACACTGCAGTCGGCCTCCAGGTTTACGGATGTGGGGAATGTGTCTCTCGCCCATTAGGTTCGACATAAGATGCTGTACGCTGCTACCAGGGCCACAGTGAAGAAGGAGTTCGGAGGCGGACACATTAAAGATGAGCTCTTTGGCACTGTAAAGGTGCGCATTACACcgatgttatttttaaatagtgAGGTTACTACTTGCAACTTTTAACTGAGCAACATGTCAACTGAGTGCATGACAACCAGACTAAACTGATGAAGAAGCACATGATGTTCAGTGCTTTTCGAGTAATTAAAATACACCCACCTTAATTTTTCCTAATTTTTACTGGCAAAATCTGCAGTATCTGGTCGTTGTCACTTTGTCACTCATTTGACATAGGATTGCTTTGGTACCACTAAAAAGAAACCCTTAAAATTACAAAGTTTTGCTGAGAAAAGTCTAACACGAACCAGGGAGAACCTAGAACATTCGAGTGGAGGATCTTAGAACAAGAGGCCGCCAGCTGTATAATGTGAAGTTTCTCATCTTGGGCTTTGGAATGTCTCTGTTCTCTTGTGAGTTTTCCGTGGGTCCTTTTCCAGGATGAACTGTCTTTGAGCGGGTACAAAAAATACCTGACCTCCCAAGCTGCACCTCTCCCCCTGACTGCCGCAGAGGAGGAACTGAGACAGATCAAACTCAGCGAGGTAGCCCGTCACCCTCTGTATGCTCTGATGCCACACCGGTACACTCGTTGCTCACTGCCTGTTCTCCAGATACTTATTCGTTCATATTCTCACACAAAGACATTCACAAACATACTTGGTTCAACACACTACTACTGTTCCCCATATATAATCACACACTAACTTGCTTGCTTACATGTATGTAATAACACACTAACTTGTGCGCTTAAAGTTTAACACTCAGTCCCTTTCTCTCATAAACGTTTAGTAGTTAAACCTAAATGTCTGATTTTGTATGTAAGGGTTTGCTCTGTGACAGCCAGGCATCCCGTTTAGGTTATCCTCTGTCTCATGCGCCGTCTTTCCTAGCAGAGCTTCTAGATGATTGTTAAAGCTGTTCATTTCGCTGATTCAGAGGTATTGGCACTTTGGCTTGCAGAATAGGCCAAGGTCAGCATTGGCAGCCAGGTTATGATCAATCACGGTAAAGATTGCTGATGCTGGTTTGAGTGAAAGGCTTTTCAGAATTAACCGGTTCTGGGCAGCTTGTGTGTGTCATAAACAGGAAGCACATTGGAACTGGGTTAAAATAAAGGCTGGTTTACCCCAAAAACTAAGCGACACCCATGTTTAAACAGGCTACTTTTCATTGTGACAGTTGAGTATCACTGCAGTATCACTGCTTGGGATTTACATGTGTACCCATCAGGTGTCAGCGCCATGTTCTGATTGGAGGATTTGTGATGTTACGTCATTATTTGGTTAGCATTTTCATGTAACCGAGATAGGAAAACGAATTGTTCAGAAGCAGTGATTTATGCCAGCAGCCTTTTTGTCTGTAGGTTTCAATTTCCTTAATCTGTGTCCCATTGCTACCTGAAATTTCTTGTCAAATAGATTCTTGAAGCAGATCCATTCAAGGTTTGCCATCATGGAGGGGCATCAGTTGTTTGTACCTGTGTGCGATTATACAGTAGATCTGCAAGCATGGGAATATATGTGTGCACTAGGATAAATTTAGATCATTCACTGTATTCATTCACTCCATAAAAGGAAATAGCCAAGTTGATTAGTAGACACGCcttctgttttaaaaaaaaaaatgtttataacaGGAAGCTGTGTTTGCATTTCCCCTGCAGTCAGCAGCTGCTGTAGATCAGGAGGAAAAGATTTGGGATGTGTGTCGTACTTTTAGCTGGGAGGCATTGTGTTTAGCAAGCAGATGGGAATGAGGAGGATGAGTTTTGGGTGGTGTGGCAGCTACATGAGGAAGACGAGCTTCTGGGTCATTGCCACATTGCTCTGTTTCACCTCCTGAAATGCCCACCAGCCGAGCAGACATTGCTCTCGCAAGCAGCCATTTGTGTTCCACTTGCAGATCTTATGCAGTCGTACCCGTGGAAGATACCCCAGCAGCTTCTAGTGCCACCCGCTCTCTTCTGTGAGCGTGTGGCGTCTCAAAAAACACTGACCTTCTGCTTTTACTGCGTAATCACCAGCGAGCCACTTTCAGAAGTGCTTCtctatatttattttccagTTCTTTCTGACCCGTGACAGCTTAGTTATGTTTGGCATCCTCACTCTTAGGTGCAGACAGACATCAGCGTGGACACCAAACAGCAGACCCTGCAGGGTGTGGCCTTCCCCATGGACCGGGAAGCTGTTCATGCTCTGGAGCAGTTCAAGGAGAAGAAGTTCAACTATGTCCAACTTGTAAGGAAAACCCAGATCCTCTCAGTTTCTGCAAACTGCAATCAGTGCCAGCCATGCCGTTACAgtaggggtattcaactaaaatttaaagaggtccagttagaaaaaatttcttgaagcaaaggtccagaagatcataatgtctaactatttagtgaaatatatatacaaaagtAGCCTATTGGTTGTATGAAACATTACGGAAGCTTCAACGAAcctgaaatcaccaataaactacgtctgTTTATCCAACAGGTTATATAATACATTCTGTCACTGTGTTTGAAAATTTTTCAGCTTTACAATTTCAGGACAGatcagccactctgttaggaacattacggtattttggTTGCGGGttttagcttcgctgctgctattaacacctATGGCACATTAGctcagacaaagggctgcataagCCAGACCAGGTCATGCTTGGTGGTTAAAGGCGTTTGATGTTCATTgacgtgggaaacggcggttctagtgctaaaccactaccaAAAAGACTACAAAAGCTGCTCCGGATAAAATAGAACCGCCCCATCAGGATTTAAATcataactttctgttttggctatcggtccgTATGGggcagcttctgggtccggacccggaccgcggtcctcctgttagtgacctctgcCCTAGAGGAATATGGGGGGAATGTGATTGGCCAGAGGAGCATGAGGGGAAATGTGATTGGCCAGTGGAGCATGGAGGGGAATGTGATTGGCTAGTGCAGTGTGACTGGGCTTTGAAGTGATAGGTGACTTTACACGAGTGGACCAAGAATCTGTGTCGCCTGCAACACCTAGTTTAATGCTGGCTTTATTTCCTgcgcttttttcttttttttggtagAACATTAAATGGCCCACagtgccccccaacccccatggCAGGCTTATTTTTAGAATGTGGCATTAAAGTGCTTTTCAGGCAGATGGGTAACATCTGGTCAGCAGAGAGCGTGTCTGGCGAAGCCTAATGGTGACTTTCCCGTTTGAAGTGACTGCTTTTTGCTGTTAAGCCTGAATATGTTTCACGAAAACATAATTTCTCTTTACCGGAGGGAGTcgcttatttttttcccccaacagGAAATCGATTTTCAAAAGGAGAGCATAAATCTGTCCAGCACGGCTCCCACGGAGGTCAAAGACCTGCCGAAAAGAATTCCCAAAGATTCAGCCCGCTACCATTTCTTCCTGTACAAGCATTCCCACGAGGGAGACTACTTGGAATCCACAGGTAAAACGGGTCGACCTCAACGGCTTAGCGAATAGCTGTGGAACAAGGCATTCAGAATTTGTTTGCGGATTTGGTGCTTATTCCATTCTGGCACAAGTGATGCCCCCTATAGTGAAGTTTTTGTTTTCCAAAATACCTGTTTGTGCTGTCATGGCAATAGGACAACTGTCTTTGCACTCAGGGATGGGAGGCGGTTGTCCAAAGTCCGCCTCTTGGGTTGGCCACACAGGATTTTGCTCGGAAGCTGTGATGCTTGGCAGGGCTGCTCTTTTGACCTGATCTCATGTCTGAATGTTGCAGTCTTCATGTACTCCATGCCTGGCTACAAGTGCAGCATCAGAGAGAGAATGCTCTACTCCAGCTGCAAGAACCCGCTAATCGACATGGTGGAAAACAGCCTTCACATCGAAATAGCGAAGAAGGTAAGGATGTGGCAACAGGATTACTTAACAAAAACGATTTCTTTGTACAACTTAAAACAGTTAATAAGCTGACACAATACATCTTTTGGAAATGAGTACTCAGTAGCATAATCGTGGGCTCATCCAACAGCGTAGGATTGACTTTGCGTCATGCATCATTCGTCTGCCTCCAAAAGAGTTGACGTTGCTGATCTGGCTCTCTCTCAGCTGGAGATTGAAAGCGGTGATGAGCTGACCAATGACTTCCTGTATGAGGAGGTCCATCCCAAGCAGCATGCGCACAAGCAGGCCTTCGCCAAACCTAAGGGTCCCGCTGGAAAAAGAGGCCAACGTAGGATGATTCGAGGTCCAGGGGAAGGTGAGGACGAAGACTGATCACCCCTCCATAATGGTTCACATTGGAACATTCCAAATAGTGTAAGAAGACATTTTTGAAATTAAAGCAACCCCTATATTCCCTTTATGAAATCCTCAAAGTCCACTTGAGATTGATCTATGCACACAGATGATAAACTAGGCCTAATCAAACGTGAATTTCTACTTGCAGGTTGCTATAAGGAACGTACATCGAATAAGATACACATGAAATAGAATAACAATGCATTCATTGTAGAGCTAAGACAGGAAATGCCATATTTTTACGGCTTTGAGATGTAACAGGAGCGTTTATCTTCACGTCAGGCTGAGGGAAGCCCTCGACCAAtgtcattttgtcatttttttttctacaaacGGGACCATCCTGTTTTTATGATAGATTAAAAGGCTGTAAAtaagaaagggaaaaaaaaacaaaaataaataacataaaattaCATGCAGCTGCCCCCATTTTACTGTGTGtttagtgtgggggggggggtgataccGTGGCCCACGTGTCCTGTCTGTTGCTCCTTCTGTCACGTGACCTCAGTGACCATACTCGTGGTGGAGAGGGAGTCTGTTCTTTTTAGCTGTCTCCTGCGTGTAACACGTAGTAAGCATGCAGGCTGTCTCTACGTCCTCCCCTGTgctgcggggggtggggggggcacatagCCCTGCCCCGGCTGGAAAGATCCGCTGAGGAAACGCTTTGTCTACCGTCTCAAAAAACCACTCTGTTAGATGAAGCTGCTACCTTATGGATTTACGTGGTATTGTCAGGAATCAGTCTCAAATGTGTATTTTCCTCCTAAAATCAATTTGTTTTAAGGAAAcgaataaataatttaaatcatATCTCACAGGTGTATATAAAACTTTTATTTGGTCAGGACGTGTTCCTAATATTGTCACTTCCTCCTGTTAATCCTTAGTACTGGACCATCCCTGCTTTCCCTGTACTACTGCAGACTATACAGAAATACCACAAGACAGTGAAACAGTTACTTTGGTAGGAAAATCCACTTTATTTGGTTAAAGGAAATGAATCTTCATAATGTTTCACTGCTGCTAATGTCTTCGGGGTGGGATGTGGTGTCTGCTGCCATCTGACTTGGCTGTTACCCTTTACTCTTTGCTCTGCTGCCCCAGCGGGAATGTTGTGAGGGCATTTTCGAGCTCCATCAGCACCTAACAGAGAGAGGAAACTTGTGTGCATTGTAATGGTTGTGAAGTCAGGAATGTCAGTGTGGGTAAAATTCAATGTTTCTGTGCCTTGAAATGAGCAAGTAAAATTATGCATGAATAACCATAATTGGTCACTGTGAGATTTTACTGGCAAAGCTTCTCCTTCCACCAGCCCATCTTCCGACTGTTTATCCTAATCAGGGTCATTGGGCCTGGATCCCAAGACAGGTaaacaccctgaacgggatgccagtccatcgcagggcctTAACATATCTCAACCAGCAGAATCAAAATATTCAATACTAAGGTGCGCCCTTCTAGGTCGATCTAGATCGTGCCACCCTCCTTTCTGTTACCATTTGAGGACATTACAATGGAGAACATTATAGCCGGCTCTTATTTGTCTTGCATGTGCCTTGGAGCATGAGCACCTGAAAGTCGTCAGCAGGGTGGTTCTGTGGAGGCCTCACGTTCTG
This window of the Paramormyrops kingsleyae isolate MSU_618 chromosome 1, PKINGS_0.4, whole genome shotgun sequence genome carries:
- the LOC111833299 gene encoding twinfilin-1-like, with the translated sequence MGPCSAKRPTRKEISTMSHQTGIQAAEEVKEIFAKARNGDYRVLKIVIQDEQLVLGGTKKAAKQWDQDYDSCVFSLLEDGVPCYILYRLDSSNNQGYEWIFLSWSPDHSAVRHKMLYAATRATVKKEFGGGHIKDELFGTVKDELSLSGYKKYLTSQAAPLPLTAAEEELRQIKLSEVQTDISVDTKQQTLQGVAFPMDREAVHALEQFKEKKFNYVQLEIDFQKESINLSSTAPTEVKDLPKRIPKDSARYHFFLYKHSHEGDYLESTVFMYSMPGYKCSIRERMLYSSCKNPLIDMVENSLHIEIAKKLEIESGDELTNDFLYEEVHPKQHAHKQAFAKPKGPAGKRGQRRMIRGPGEGEDED